The following coding sequences lie in one Arachis ipaensis cultivar K30076 chromosome B05, Araip1.1, whole genome shotgun sequence genomic window:
- the LOC107644153 gene encoding pentatricopeptide repeat-containing protein At1g63330-like yields the protein MINGFCKSKMVDEALNLFKKMRRKNLVPDTVTYSTLIDGLSKSKRISRALELLIEMHHRGQPANVVTYNSLLDGMFKNQQPNEAFMLFNQMIECAIDTDIFTYNILIDGLCKGGRLIDAKEIFQDLSVKGYRPNVRTYNIMINGLCKEGLFEEALALLSKMEGNGCLPDAVTFETIIRALFEKDENDMAEKLLREMIARGLLNG from the coding sequence ATGATTAATGGCTTTTGCAAAAGTAAAATGGTCGATGAAGCCTTGAATCTCTTTAAAAAAATGCGTCGCAAGAACTTGGTTCCAGACACGGTAACTTACAGCACTCTTATTGATGGCttgagcaaatcaaagagaatctCCCGTGCTTTGGAGCTTCTTATCGAGATGCATCATAGAGGTCAACCCGCTAATGTAGTCACTTACAATTCGTTGTTGGATGGGATGTTCAAAAACCAACAACCTAACGAGGCATTTATGTTATTCAATCAAATGATAGAGTGTGCCATTGATACAGATATATTCACTTACAATATACTTATAGATGGCCTATGCAAAGGTGGAAGACTTATAGATGCAAAAGAGATTTTTCAAGATCTTTCCGTTAAAGGCTATCGTCCAAATGTGAGGACATACAATATTATGATCAATGGGCTCTGCAAAGAGGGCTTGTTTGAAGAAGCATTGGCACTCTTGTCAAAAATGGAAGGCAATGGTTGCTTACCAGATGCTGTGACTTTTGAAACTATTATTCGTGCTttgtttgaaaaagatgagaatgaCATGGCGGAGAAACTTCTTCGGGAAATGATTGCTAGAGGCTTATTGAATGGATGA